From the genome of Pseudomonas yamanorum, one region includes:
- a CDS encoding anti-virulence regulator CigR family protein, whose translation MKMPKRVIAGLGVLLLGASALVQAAPYDQGGGPDRGGPQGQQNDHRGDDRRGPQDNHRGGPPQDFGPVRQVIRDNHGDFRRGAPPPPGIHLVRGQRLPPNYYGERLDPRALSHLPQYPGYEWRRSGGDIVLIAIGTSIVYQILDGALY comes from the coding sequence ATGAAGATGCCTAAACGTGTGATAGCCGGTCTGGGTGTGCTGTTGCTCGGCGCCAGCGCCCTGGTGCAAGCCGCACCGTACGACCAAGGTGGCGGACCTGACCGTGGCGGCCCTCAAGGCCAACAGAACGATCACCGTGGCGATGACCGCCGCGGGCCCCAGGACAATCACCGTGGCGGGCCTCCTCAGGACTTCGGCCCTGTTCGGCAAGTGATCCGCGATAACCATGGCGACTTCCGCCGTGGTGCTCCGCCGCCTCCCGGCATCCACCTGGTGCGCGGCCAGCGCCTGCCGCCGAACTACTACGGCGAGCGTCTGGACCCTCGGGCTCTGTCGCATCTGCCGCAATATCCTGGCTACGAATGGCGCCGCTCGGGCGGGGACATCGTGCTGATCGCGATTGGCACCAGCATCGTCTACCAGATTCTGGATGGCGCGCTGTACTAG
- a CDS encoding MFS transporter, whose amino-acid sequence MQSESFTGQASLVTPSRKRFFIMVLLFITVVINYLDRSNLSIAAPALTSELGIDPVHVGLIFSAFGWTYAAMQIPGGWLVDRVPPRILYSVALLLWSIATVMLGFAASFIALFVLRMAVGALEAPAYPINSRVVTTWFPERERATAIGVYTSGQFVGLAFLTPVLAWLQHTFGWHMVFVATGGVGIVWALIWYAVYREPRDFKGANAAEIELIREGGGLVDIQAQAAKAPFSWVDLGIVLSKRKLWGIYLGQFCLNSTLWFFLTWFPTYLVKYRGMDFIKSGLLASLPFLAAFVGVLCSGLFSDWLIRRGASVGFARKLPIIGGLLISTAIIGANFVDSTAWVIAFLAVAFFGNGLASITWSLVSTLAPARLLGLTGGVFNFIGNLSAITTPIVIGFLATGDSFAPAITYIAVLALLGALSYILLVGKVERIEL is encoded by the coding sequence ATGCAATCCGAGTCCTTCACCGGGCAGGCTTCTTTAGTCACGCCCAGCCGAAAGCGTTTCTTCATCATGGTGCTGCTGTTCATCACCGTGGTGATCAATTACCTGGACCGCAGCAACCTGTCGATTGCCGCCCCGGCCCTGACGAGCGAGTTGGGGATCGACCCGGTGCATGTCGGGCTGATTTTCTCCGCGTTCGGCTGGACCTACGCGGCCATGCAAATCCCCGGCGGCTGGCTGGTGGACCGGGTACCGCCGCGCATTCTCTACAGTGTCGCCCTGCTGCTGTGGTCGATCGCCACCGTGATGCTCGGCTTTGCCGCCAGCTTCATCGCGCTGTTCGTATTGCGCATGGCGGTCGGTGCCCTGGAAGCCCCGGCTTACCCGATCAACAGCCGCGTGGTGACCACCTGGTTCCCTGAGCGTGAGCGGGCCACGGCGATTGGTGTTTATACGTCCGGGCAGTTTGTCGGACTGGCGTTTCTCACGCCGGTATTGGCCTGGCTGCAACACACCTTTGGCTGGCACATGGTGTTTGTCGCCACCGGTGGCGTGGGCATTGTGTGGGCGCTGATCTGGTACGCCGTGTACCGCGAGCCACGTGATTTCAAAGGTGCCAATGCGGCGGAAATCGAGCTGATCCGCGAAGGTGGCGGGTTGGTGGACATCCAGGCGCAGGCGGCCAAGGCGCCATTCAGTTGGGTCGACCTCGGCATCGTGCTGAGCAAGCGCAAGCTGTGGGGTATCTACCTGGGGCAGTTCTGCCTGAACTCCACGCTGTGGTTTTTCCTGACGTGGTTCCCGACCTACCTGGTGAAATATCGCGGCATGGACTTCATCAAGTCCGGCCTGCTGGCGTCGCTGCCGTTTCTGGCGGCGTTTGTCGGGGTGCTGTGTTCGGGGCTGTTTTCCGACTGGCTGATTCGCCGGGGAGCGTCGGTGGGGTTTGCGCGCAAGTTGCCGATCATTGGCGGGCTGTTGATTTCCACGGCAATCATCGGCGCCAACTTTGTTGACTCCACGGCGTGGGTGATTGCGTTTCTGGCGGTGGCGTTTTTCGGCAACGGCCTGGCGTCCATTACCTGGTCGCTGGTGTCGACCCTGGCGCCGGCAAGATTGCTGGGGCTGACGGGTGGGGTGTTTAACTTCATCGGCAATCTGTCGGCGATTACCACGCCGATTGTGATTGGCTTTCTGGCGACAGGGGATTCGTTTGCACCGGCGATTACCTATATCGCGGTGCTGGCGTTGCTGGGGGCGTTGTCCTACATCTTGCTGGTCGGCAAGGTCGAGCGTATAGAACTGTAG
- the dgoD gene encoding galactonate dehydratase, translating into MKITKLTTFIVPPRWCFLKVETDQGVTGWGEPVVEGRAHTVAAAVEELSDYLIGKDPRNIEDIWTVLYRGGFYRGGAIHMSALAGIDQALWDIKGKALGVSVSDLLGGQVRDKIRVYSWIGGDRPADTARAAKEAVARGFTAVKMNGTEELQFLDSFEKVDQALANVAAVRDAVGPNVGIGVDFHGRVHKPMAKVLMKELDPYKLMFIEEPVLSENYEALKELAPLTSTPIALGERLFSRWDFKRVLSEGYVDIIQPDASHAGGITETRKIANMAEAYDVALALHCPLGPIALAACLQLDAVCYNAFIQEQSLGIHYNESNDLLDYVRDPGVFDYDQGFVKIPNGPGLGIEINEEYVIERAAIGHRWRNPIWRHADGSFAEW; encoded by the coding sequence ATGAAAATCACCAAACTGACCACCTTCATCGTCCCGCCCCGCTGGTGCTTCCTCAAGGTTGAAACCGACCAGGGCGTGACCGGTTGGGGCGAACCTGTGGTCGAGGGCCGCGCCCACACCGTAGCCGCCGCCGTCGAAGAACTGTCCGACTACTTGATCGGCAAAGACCCACGCAATATCGAAGACATCTGGACGGTGCTCTACCGCGGCGGTTTCTACCGTGGCGGCGCGATCCATATGAGCGCCCTCGCCGGCATCGACCAGGCGCTGTGGGACATCAAGGGCAAGGCTCTCGGTGTGTCGGTCAGCGACCTGCTGGGTGGCCAGGTGCGCGACAAAATCCGCGTGTATTCATGGATTGGTGGCGACCGCCCGGCCGACACTGCCCGCGCCGCCAAGGAAGCCGTGGCCCGTGGTTTTACTGCGGTGAAAATGAACGGCACCGAAGAGCTGCAATTTCTCGACAGCTTCGAAAAAGTCGACCAGGCCCTGGCCAACGTCGCCGCCGTGCGTGATGCGGTAGGCCCCAACGTCGGCATCGGCGTCGACTTCCATGGCCGGGTGCACAAGCCCATGGCCAAGGTGCTGATGAAGGAGCTCGATCCCTACAAACTGATGTTCATCGAAGAGCCGGTGCTCAGCGAAAACTACGAAGCGCTGAAAGAGCTGGCGCCGCTCACCAGCACCCCGATTGCCCTTGGCGAGCGGCTGTTCTCGCGCTGGGACTTCAAGCGCGTGCTCAGCGAAGGCTATGTCGACATCATCCAGCCGGATGCCTCCCACGCCGGCGGTATCACCGAAACCCGCAAGATCGCCAACATGGCCGAAGCCTACGACGTGGCCCTCGCCCTGCACTGCCCGCTCGGCCCGATTGCCCTGGCGGCGTGCCTGCAACTGGATGCGGTTTGCTACAACGCGTTCATCCAGGAACAGAGCCTGGGCATTCACTACAACGAGAGCAATGACCTGCTGGATTACGTACGTGATCCGGGCGTTTTCGACTACGACCAGGGCTTTGTGAAAATCCCCAATGGGCCAGGCCTGGGCATCGAGATCAACGAGGAATACGTGATCGAGCGCGCGGCCATCGGGCATCGCTGGCGCAACCCGATCTGGCGTCATGCCGATGGCAGTTTTGCGGAGTGGTGA
- a CDS encoding 2-dehydro-3-deoxy-6-phosphogalactonate aldolase: MLKQALTHNGLIAILRGLRPEEALAIGEVLYTAGFRVIEVPLNSPDPYSSIRILRDSLPADCLIGAGTVLTPEQVDQVKAAGGQVIVMPHSDAKVLRAAKAAGLYLSPGVATPTEAFAALAEGADVLKLFPAEQMGPAVVKAWLAVLPAGTVLLPVGGITPDNMQVFFDAGVKGFGLGSGLFKPGMSVAQVASNAQAYVAAWHALG, from the coding sequence ATGCTCAAGCAAGCACTCACACACAACGGTTTGATCGCGATCCTGCGCGGCCTGCGACCGGAGGAGGCGTTGGCGATCGGCGAGGTGTTGTACACCGCAGGCTTCAGGGTCATCGAAGTGCCGCTCAATTCACCGGACCCTTATTCCAGCATCCGCATCCTGCGGGACAGCCTGCCCGCCGATTGCCTGATCGGCGCCGGCACCGTGCTGACCCCGGAACAGGTTGATCAAGTCAAAGCCGCCGGCGGCCAGGTGATCGTCATGCCCCACAGCGATGCCAAGGTGCTGCGTGCCGCCAAGGCCGCGGGTCTGTACCTCTCGCCGGGTGTGGCCACGCCCACCGAAGCTTTTGCCGCGCTGGCCGAAGGCGCCGACGTGCTGAAGCTTTTCCCCGCCGAGCAAATGGGCCCGGCGGTGGTCAAGGCCTGGCTCGCGGTACTGCCTGCGGGCACGGTGCTGCTGCCGGTGGGCGGCATCACTCCGGACAACATGCAGGTATTTTTCGACGCGGGCGTCAAAGGCTTCGGCCTGGGCTCCGGGTTATTCAAGCCGGGCATGAGCGTCGCCCAAGTGGCGAGCAACGCCCAGGCCTACGTCGCGGCCTGGCACGCCTTGGGCTGA
- a CDS encoding 2-dehydro-3-deoxygalactonokinase, with product MQAQLIALDWGTSSLRAYKLGPAGVVIERRALASGIMHLPTEPRDIAGVRSSNGFELAFDAACGDWLDTQPDLPVIACGMVGSAQGWSEAAYRDTPADVSTLGQALHVVRSLRGAAVHIVPGVIQRGALPNVMRGEETQVLGVLQSLSAHTGRDVLIGLPGSHSKWVEVVEGCITHFDTFMTGELFAVLSQHSILGRTQRPSEAFQAAAFDRGVQVALSVDGQAGLLSNLFSTRTLGLTGELAPEEQPDYLSGLMIGHELMGLRTRQPAQQRDIVLVGTTQLCTRYQRALQLCGFPHVTLAQEATERGLWQLAMAAGLLPAT from the coding sequence ATGCAGGCGCAATTGATCGCGCTCGATTGGGGAACCAGTTCCCTTCGTGCTTACAAGCTCGGCCCGGCAGGCGTCGTCATCGAACGACGCGCCCTGGCGTCGGGGATCATGCACTTGCCCACCGAACCCCGGGACATTGCCGGGGTTCGCAGCAGCAACGGGTTCGAGCTGGCATTCGACGCAGCCTGCGGTGACTGGCTCGACACCCAGCCCGACCTTCCCGTTATCGCCTGCGGCATGGTCGGCAGCGCCCAGGGCTGGAGCGAAGCGGCTTACCGCGACACCCCGGCCGACGTCTCTACCCTCGGCCAGGCGCTGCATGTGGTGCGCAGCCTGCGGGGCGCAGCGGTGCACATCGTTCCCGGCGTGATTCAACGCGGCGCCTTGCCCAATGTGATGCGCGGTGAAGAAACCCAGGTGCTTGGCGTGCTGCAAAGCCTGTCTGCCCATACCGGGCGCGACGTATTGATCGGCCTGCCGGGCAGCCATTCCAAGTGGGTGGAGGTGGTGGAAGGCTGCATCACCCACTTTGACACCTTCATGACCGGCGAGCTGTTTGCCGTGCTCAGCCAACACAGCATTTTGGGGCGCACCCAGCGCCCTTCCGAAGCGTTCCAGGCGGCCGCTTTTGATCGCGGCGTGCAGGTGGCGCTGTCGGTGGACGGTCAGGCCGGGCTGTTGTCGAACTTGTTCAGCACCCGCACCCTGGGATTGACCGGCGAGCTGGCGCCCGAGGAGCAGCCCGACTATTTGTCCGGCTTGATGATCGGCCACGAACTCATGGGCCTGCGCACCCGCCAGCCTGCCCAGCAACGCGACATCGTTCTGGTGGGCACCACCCAACTCTGCACCCGCTACCAGCGTGCACTCCAACTTTGTGGCTTCCCCCACGTGACCCTGGCACAGGAGGCTACCGAGCGTGGCCTTTGGCAGCTGGCCATGGCGGCGGGGCTGCTGCCTGCAACCTGA
- a CDS encoding DOPA 4,5-dioxygenase family protein, whose protein sequence is MQRIKGYHAHIYFDANTIDQARKLCEDAAQMFPLRMGRVHERPVGPHPDWSCQLAFDPEYIGVVLPWLALNRNGLVVFLHPTTGDDLKDHTDHAIWMGAMRTLDLSIF, encoded by the coding sequence ATGCAACGTATCAAGGGCTACCACGCCCACATCTACTTCGACGCCAACACCATCGACCAGGCGCGCAAGCTCTGCGAGGACGCCGCGCAAATGTTCCCGCTGCGCATGGGCCGCGTGCATGAACGCCCGGTGGGCCCGCACCCGGACTGGAGCTGCCAGCTGGCGTTCGACCCGGAATATATAGGCGTCGTACTGCCGTGGCTTGCGCTCAACCGCAACGGCCTGGTGGTGTTCCTGCACCCGACCACCGGCGATGACCTCAAGGACCACACCGACCACGCGATCTGGATGGGGGCGATGCGCACGTTGGACCTGTCGATATTCTAA
- a CDS encoding choline sulfate utilization transcriptional regulator gives MYESLGHLSLDLLRAFEAAARQRSFTAAAMELGTTQPAISQQIKRLEEQLKVRLFDRIYRGIELTDAGALLFEQVQAGLQSINQGLSAIAEQDQHEVLQVATDFAFAAYWLMPRLHRFHEANPQVDVSLVTSERNHAALRSDIDVAVLFGDGRFKQGDSLWLFNEEVFPVCSPQLLQDRSAPLPVQSLLEFPLLHLRQQNNNQWFDWSGVFRELGITTSPTPGQLRFDNYTLLIQAAIAGQGVAIGWRHLVDNLLEQKWLCRPIGDTVISRFGYYVVLPQRKRRSQLIERFVGWLMAEQASSAQSLTGLALPSIAV, from the coding sequence ATGTATGAATCCCTCGGTCACCTGTCACTCGACCTGCTGCGCGCGTTTGAAGCGGCGGCTCGCCAACGCAGCTTTACGGCAGCGGCGATGGAGTTGGGCACTACCCAGCCGGCCATCAGCCAACAGATCAAGCGCCTGGAAGAACAGCTGAAGGTGCGCCTGTTTGATCGCATTTACCGGGGTATCGAACTGACCGACGCGGGCGCCCTGTTGTTCGAGCAGGTGCAGGCCGGTTTGCAGAGCATCAACCAGGGCCTGAGCGCGATTGCCGAGCAGGACCAGCACGAAGTCCTGCAGGTGGCGACCGACTTTGCGTTCGCCGCTTATTGGCTGATGCCGCGCCTGCATCGTTTCCATGAAGCGAACCCGCAGGTGGACGTGAGTCTGGTCACCAGCGAGCGCAATCACGCCGCGTTGCGCAGCGATATCGATGTGGCGGTGTTGTTCGGCGACGGCCGTTTCAAACAGGGCGACAGCCTCTGGCTGTTCAACGAGGAAGTGTTCCCGGTGTGCAGCCCGCAGTTGCTCCAGGACCGCAGCGCGCCGCTGCCGGTGCAGAGCCTGCTGGAGTTTCCCTTGCTGCACCTGCGCCAGCAAAACAACAACCAGTGGTTCGACTGGAGCGGCGTGTTTCGTGAGCTGGGCATCACCACGTCGCCCACCCCGGGCCAACTGCGTTTCGACAATTACACGCTGTTGATCCAGGCCGCGATCGCCGGCCAGGGCGTGGCCATCGGCTGGCGCCACCTTGTGGATAACTTGCTCGAGCAAAAGTGGCTGTGCCGGCCGATTGGCGACACCGTGATCTCACGCTTCGGCTATTACGTGGTGCTGCCCCAGCGCAAACGTCGCAGCCAGTTGATCGAACGTTTCGTCGGCTGGCTGATGGCCGAACAAGCCAGCAGCGCACAATCACTGACCGGCCTGGCCCTGCCGTCCATTGCGGTCTAG
- the betC gene encoding choline-sulfatase, with the protein MKRKNILFIMADQMAAPMLPFYGPSPIKLPNLSRLAAEGVVFDAAYCNSPLCAPSRFTLVSGQLPSKIGAYDNAADFPADVPTYAHYLRRLGYRTALSGKMHFCGPDQLHGYEERLTSDIYPADYGWAVNWDEPDVRPTWYHNMASVLQAGPCVRTNQLDFDEEVVFKAQQYLFDHIREDGDQPFCLTVSMTHPHDPYTIPKPFWDLYDDNDIPLPTTPPQADLDPHSQRLLKVYDLWDKPLPVNKIRDARRAYFGACSYIDSNVGKLLQTLEDTGLADDTIIIFSGDHGDMLGERGLWYKMHWFEMAARVPLLISAPGQFAAGRVTAAVSTADLLPTLVELAGGQLDANLPLDGRSLVSHLQGQGGHDEVFGEYMAEGTIGPLMMIRRGAYKFIYSEDDPCLLFDVHNDPHEREELSQSPEHRPLFEAFLSEARAKWDIPAIHQQVLASQRRRRLVFEALTQGKLKSWDHQPLVDASQQYMRNHIDLDDLERKARFPQPCQNQ; encoded by the coding sequence ATGAAGCGCAAGAACATTCTTTTTATCATGGCCGATCAAATGGCCGCGCCGATGCTTCCGTTCTACGGTCCTTCGCCTATCAAACTGCCGAACTTGAGCCGCCTCGCCGCTGAGGGCGTGGTGTTCGACGCCGCTTACTGCAACAGCCCGCTGTGTGCACCATCACGCTTTACCCTAGTGAGTGGGCAGTTGCCGAGCAAGATCGGCGCCTACGACAACGCTGCCGATTTCCCCGCCGACGTGCCGACTTATGCCCACTACCTACGCCGCCTCGGCTACCGCACCGCGCTGTCGGGCAAGATGCATTTTTGCGGCCCCGACCAGCTCCACGGTTATGAAGAACGCCTGACCAGTGACATCTACCCCGCCGACTATGGCTGGGCGGTGAACTGGGATGAGCCGGACGTGCGCCCTACCTGGTACCACAACATGGCGTCGGTGCTGCAAGCCGGGCCCTGCGTGCGCACCAACCAGCTGGATTTCGACGAAGAGGTGGTGTTCAAGGCCCAGCAGTACCTGTTCGACCATATCCGCGAGGATGGCGACCAGCCGTTCTGCCTGACCGTGTCGATGACCCACCCACACGACCCGTACACCATTCCCAAACCGTTCTGGGACCTGTACGACGACAACGACATCCCATTGCCCACAACACCGCCACAAGCAGATCTCGACCCTCACTCCCAACGCCTGCTCAAGGTCTATGACCTGTGGGACAAGCCGCTGCCGGTGAACAAGATCCGCGATGCGCGCCGCGCCTACTTCGGTGCGTGCAGCTACATCGACAGCAACGTCGGCAAGCTGCTGCAAACCCTGGAAGACACGGGCCTGGCCGACGACACCATCATCATCTTCTCCGGTGACCACGGCGACATGCTTGGCGAACGCGGGCTCTGGTACAAAATGCACTGGTTTGAAATGGCCGCCCGGGTGCCGCTGCTGATCAGCGCGCCAGGGCAGTTCGCGGCGGGCCGGGTGACGGCTGCCGTGTCCACCGCCGACCTGCTGCCGACCCTGGTGGAACTGGCCGGCGGCCAACTCGACGCCAACCTGCCACTGGACGGCCGCTCGCTGGTCTCGCACTTGCAAGGGCAGGGCGGGCACGACGAAGTGTTCGGCGAATACATGGCCGAAGGCACCATCGGCCCGCTGATGATGATTCGCCGTGGCGCCTACAAGTTCATCTACAGCGAGGACGATCCTTGCCTATTGTTCGATGTGCACAACGACCCGCACGAGCGGGAAGAACTCAGCCAGTCACCGGAACACCGGCCGCTGTTCGAGGCGTTTTTGAGTGAGGCGCGGGCCAAGTGGGACATCCCGGCGATCCACCAGCAGGTGCTCGCCAGCCAACGCCGTCGCCGCCTGGTGTTCGAGGCGCTGACCCAAGGCAAGCTGAAGAGTTGGGACCACCAGCCACTGGTAGACGCCAGTCAGCAATACATGCGCAACCATATCGACCTCGACGATCTGGAGCGCAAGGCACGTTTTCCACAACCCTGCCAAAACCAATAA
- the choX gene encoding choline ABC transporter substrate-binding protein → MRKLSTVLSVALLALSSAGAYADSSCDTVKMADPGWSDIAATNAITGFLLNGMGYKAKVDTLAVPITFGGLKDGQVDVFMGNWMPAQQGFYDKFVANGDVVQLAKNLEGTEFTLAVPDYVWDAGVHDFADLNTFADKFDKKIYGIGSGAPANISLQEIIKKNDFDLGQWKLIESSEQAMLAEVSRAVKKQKFVTFLGWTPHPMNVQLKMHYLKGGEKYFGDTGSVYTLTRKGYAQACPNVGKLLTNLSFTQEMENAIMAEVVNNKVSNADAAKAWIKANPAVLDKWLDGVKTVDGQDALAAVKAKL, encoded by the coding sequence ATGCGAAAGTTATCCACCGTGTTGAGCGTTGCGCTGTTGGCATTGAGCAGTGCCGGCGCCTACGCGGACTCAAGCTGCGACACCGTGAAGATGGCCGATCCGGGCTGGAGCGATATCGCCGCCACCAATGCCATTACCGGTTTCCTGTTGAACGGCATGGGCTACAAGGCCAAGGTCGACACCCTTGCGGTGCCGATCACCTTTGGCGGGCTCAAGGACGGCCAGGTGGATGTGTTCATGGGTAACTGGATGCCGGCGCAGCAGGGCTTCTACGACAAGTTCGTGGCCAATGGCGATGTGGTGCAACTGGCGAAAAACCTCGAAGGCACCGAGTTCACCCTCGCCGTGCCGGACTACGTGTGGGACGCCGGGGTGCATGATTTTGCCGACCTGAACACGTTTGCCGACAAGTTCGACAAGAAGATCTACGGCATCGGTTCGGGTGCGCCGGCGAATATCTCGTTGCAGGAAATCATCAAGAAAAACGACTTCGACCTGGGCCAGTGGAAGCTGATCGAGTCCAGTGAACAAGCGATGCTGGCCGAAGTGTCCCGGGCGGTGAAGAAGCAGAAGTTCGTGACGTTCCTCGGCTGGACCCCGCACCCGATGAACGTGCAGTTGAAGATGCATTACCTCAAGGGTGGGGAAAAGTACTTTGGTGACACCGGCAGCGTGTATACCTTGACCCGCAAGGGGTATGCGCAAGCCTGCCCGAATGTCGGGAAATTGCTGACCAACCTGAGTTTCACCCAGGAGATGGAGAACGCCATCATGGCTGAGGTGGTGAACAACAAGGTGAGCAACGCTGATGCGGCGAAGGCCTGGATCAAGGCGAATCCGGCGGTGCTGGACAAGTGGCTGGACGGGGTTAAAACCGTCGACGGCCAAGATGCGCTGGCCGCCGTAAAAGCCAAACTCTAA
- a CDS encoding SulP family inorganic anion transporter produces the protein MPWPNRHKLFPFLSWLPRQTRASVGRDAIVGLSGAVLALPQSIAYALIAGLPPEYGLYAAIIPVLIACLWGSSWHLICGPTAAISIVLYASVSPLAVPGSQDYITLILLLTFLAGVFQWLLGMLRFGALVNFVSHSVVLGFTLGAAVVIALGQLPNLLGLDLPSQATAINSLLALINHAGEWNHPSLVLGLGTLLVGVLLKLWVPRWPTLLIALALGSLTPWLWPAMFGQVALVSSFVGKLPPFSPLPMDLDLVLRLLPSAVAVGMLGLVTSLSIARSLSARSQQLLDANQEVRAQGLSNIVGGFFSGYLSAGSFTRSGLSYEAGACSPLAGVFSALWVALFALFGAALIAHIPIPSMAASILLICWGLVDHRGIRALFRVSRAEFAVMSLTCIATLLLELQTAIYAGVLASLFFYLKRTSQPRVQQWRDGEDDVLRVGGSIFFGASHYLQVRLQSLHGQRVVIEAQQINFIDYSGVEMLHQEARRLNGLGRSLALRKARQQVVEELKKLEGGDKCPIHFED, from the coding sequence ATGCCCTGGCCCAACCGCCACAAACTCTTCCCCTTCCTCAGCTGGCTCCCGCGCCAAACCCGCGCCAGCGTCGGGCGAGATGCAATCGTTGGGCTGAGCGGTGCAGTCCTGGCATTACCGCAATCCATTGCCTACGCGCTGATCGCCGGTCTCCCACCGGAGTACGGCCTGTACGCCGCGATCATCCCGGTATTGATCGCCTGCTTGTGGGGCTCTTCCTGGCACCTGATCTGCGGTCCTACCGCCGCGATTTCCATCGTGCTCTACGCCAGTGTCAGCCCGCTGGCCGTGCCCGGGTCCCAGGACTACATCACGCTCATCCTGTTGCTGACCTTCCTGGCCGGCGTCTTCCAATGGCTGCTGGGGATGCTGCGCTTCGGTGCCCTGGTGAACTTCGTTTCACATTCAGTGGTGCTCGGCTTCACCCTCGGCGCTGCGGTGGTAATCGCCCTGGGGCAACTGCCCAATCTGCTGGGGCTGGACCTGCCCAGCCAGGCCACGGCGATCAACAGCCTGCTGGCGCTGATCAACCATGCCGGGGAATGGAATCATCCTTCACTGGTGCTCGGGCTCGGCACCTTGCTGGTGGGGGTGCTGCTGAAATTGTGGGTGCCGCGCTGGCCCACACTGTTGATCGCGCTGGCCTTGGGTAGCCTCACCCCATGGCTATGGCCGGCGATGTTCGGGCAGGTGGCGTTGGTCAGTTCATTTGTTGGCAAACTGCCGCCGTTCAGCCCGCTGCCGATGGACTTGGACTTGGTCCTGCGCCTGCTGCCGAGTGCCGTGGCGGTGGGCATGCTGGGGCTGGTGACCAGCCTGTCGATTGCGCGCTCACTGTCGGCCCGCTCCCAGCAATTGCTCGATGCAAATCAGGAAGTGCGCGCCCAGGGTTTATCCAACATCGTCGGCGGATTTTTTTCCGGGTACTTGTCGGCGGGCTCCTTCACCCGGTCGGGTCTGAGTTATGAGGCAGGCGCCTGTTCGCCGCTGGCGGGGGTGTTTTCCGCACTGTGGGTGGCGCTGTTTGCGTTGTTCGGCGCGGCATTGATCGCGCATATCCCGATCCCGAGCATGGCCGCCAGCATCCTGCTGATTTGCTGGGGGTTGGTGGACCATCGCGGCATTCGGGCGCTGTTCCGGGTCAGCCGCGCAGAGTTTGCGGTGATGAGCCTGACCTGCATTGCCACGCTGTTGCTGGAGTTGCAGACGGCGATTTACGCCGGGGTGCTGGCGTCGCTGTTTTTCTACCTCAAGCGCACCTCGCAACCGCGAGTCCAGCAATGGCGTGACGGTGAGGACGATGTGCTGCGGGTCGGCGGGTCGATCTTTTTCGGCGCCAGCCATTACCTGCAAGTACGGCTGCAAAGCCTGCACGGTCAGCGGGTGGTGATCGAGGCACAGCAGATCAACTTTATCGACTATTCCGGAGTGGAGATGCTGCACCAGGAAGCGCGCCGATTGAACGGATTGGGGCGCAGCCTGGCTTTGCGCAAGGCCCGGCAACAGGTGGTGGAGGAATTGAAGAAACTGGAAGGGGGCGATAAATGCCCCATCCATTTCGAAGACTGA
- the aroE gene encoding shikimate dehydrogenase, giving the protein MDRYVVFGNPIGHSKSPLIHRLFAEQTGEQLDYSTLLAPLDDFTGCAKAFFAQGRGANVTVPFKEEAYRLASTLTERAQRAGAVNTLSKLADGSLLGDNTDGAGLVRDLTVNAGIGLQGKRILLLGAGGAVRGALEPLLAEQPASLIIANRTVEKAEMLAELFDDLGPVSASGFDWLREPVDLIINATSASLSGDVPPIAGSLIEPGKTFCYDMMYGKEPTAFCRWASEQGAAVAMDGLGMLVEQAAEAFFLWRGVRPDSAPVLAELRRQLA; this is encoded by the coding sequence ATGGATCGTTATGTCGTCTTCGGCAACCCCATTGGCCACAGCAAGTCGCCTCTGATTCACCGTCTGTTCGCTGAACAAACGGGTGAGCAACTGGACTACAGCACCTTGCTCGCACCACTGGATGATTTCACCGGCTGTGCGAAAGCATTTTTCGCACAAGGCCGCGGTGCCAACGTCACCGTCCCGTTCAAGGAAGAGGCCTATCGACTGGCCAGCACCCTGACCGAACGCGCCCAACGGGCCGGCGCGGTGAATACCCTGAGCAAGCTTGCCGATGGCAGCCTGTTGGGAGACAACACCGACGGCGCCGGCCTGGTGCGGGATTTGACGGTGAATGCCGGGATCGGCCTGCAAGGCAAACGCATCCTGCTGCTGGGCGCCGGTGGTGCGGTGCGCGGTGCGTTGGAGCCGTTGCTGGCTGAGCAGCCGGCTTCGCTGATCATCGCCAACCGCACTGTGGAAAAGGCCGAAATGCTCGCCGAACTGTTCGACGACCTCGGCCCGGTGTCCGCCAGCGGTTTCGACTGGCTGCGTGAGCCGGTGGACCTGATCATAAACGCCACCTCCGCCAGCCTGTCAGGCGATGTACCGCCGATTGCGGGCAGCCTGATCGAACCCGGAAAGACTTTTTGCTACGACATGATGTACGGCAAAGAGCCTACGGCTTTCTGCCGCTGGGCCAGTGAACAAGGCGCCGCGGTGGCGATGGATGGCCTGGGGATGCTGGTGGAACAGGCCGCGGAAGCGTTCTTCCTGTGGCGCGGCGTTCGACCGGACTCCGCGCCGGTATTAGCTGAGCTGCGCAGGCAACTGGCCTGA